The Microbulbifer sp. TB1203 nucleotide sequence ATGTGGCGATACTGGGGGATCTGCAGGGGCCCAAGATCCGCGTGGGCCGGTTCAGTGAGGGCCGTGCGCAACTGGAGGAGGGCAGCGACTTCACCCTGGCCCCGGACTGGCCCGCCGACGGCGGCAATTCCCTGGGAGTGTCGGTGGACTATGGGAAACTGGCGGACGATTGCACCCGGGGAGACATCCTGCTGTTGGACGACGGCCGCGTGCGCCTCAAAGTGCGGGAGATCAAGGGCCGCACACTGCACACCCGCGTGGTGGTGGGCGGCTGGCTGTCCAACAACAAGGGTATCAACAAGATGGGCGGCGGCCTCACCGCACCGGCGCTGACCGCCAAGGACCGCAGGGATATCGAGACCGCCGCGGAGTTGAAACTCGACTACCTCGCGGTGTCCTTCCCCCGCGACGCCGCCGATGTGGAAAAAGCGCGCAAACTGCTGCGCGACGCCGGCGGCGAGGCGCACATCGTTGCCAAGATCGAGCGCGCGGAAGCGGTGGCGGACGAGGAACACCTGGACCAGTTGATCCTGGCCAGCGACGTGATCATGGTGGCCCGGGGGGACCTGGCGGTGGAGATCGGCGATGCGGAGCTGATGGGGGTGCAGAAACACCTGATCAAGCGCTCGCGCCACCTCAACCGGGTGGTGATCACAGCCACCCAGATGATGGAGTCGATGATTTCCAGCCCGGTGCCCACCCGCGCCGAAGTGTGCGACGTGGCCAACGCGGTACTGGACGGCAGCGATGCGGTGATGCTATCGGCGGAAACTGCTGCCGGCGACTACCCGGTGGAGACCGTCAAGCACATGGCGGAGGTGATCATCGGGGCGGAAAAACATCGCACCCGGCGGCGTCCGCCGCGGGTGATGCAGGAAAACTACCCCGCCGGCGATGCCTGCATCGCCATGGCCGCGATGACCATCGCCAACCACTGCCGGGATATCAGGGCGATCATTTGCCAGACGGAGACCGGCAACACCGCGCGGTTGATGTCGCGAGTGCGCTCGGATATCCCCATCTACGCCTTCTGCCGGCACCTCTCCACCTGCAACCGGGTAGCGCTCTACCGCGGCGTAGACCCGGTGCATATGGAAATGGAGGGACTGGACGGCGCGGAGCGCGACCAGCTGGCGATCGCGGACCTGAAGCGGCACAAACTGCTGAAGCCTGGTGACTTCGTCCTGGTGTCCCGCGGCTATCACCAGGATATTGGTGGCAGTACCGATACATTGCGCATCGTCGAGGTGGAATAACGAGCGCTTTCGTCGCTCCGTCGCAGGCCGGAATTCAGGGATACCGGTACCGGAGCCGCCGCTATTTCGACAGAGACAGTGGCAGCATTGCGTAAAAACGCAGTGGCGGAAATCTCTCCTGTTCCTGATCAACTGCAGGTTTTCTTCCAACACGTTTCCGAAGCATCAAACTTCTCACTATTATCGCGATCCCACTTTTTTTCACCCGCAGAGTTCAATTCCAAGGTGCCATTTTCTTTCTGGGCGCCGATGGGTTTGGCCTGCAAAGTATAGGAAGTCTTATCTGCGTCAGTAATACGCAGGTTATAAAACTTGGCGCCGCCATCCAGCGGGGCCTGGGTTGGGAAAATTCCGGGAGCGCCGGTGTCCTTGTCACCTGCTGCCGCCTTCTTATAGGTGCCATTCTCGGTATAGTGCCGCTCCATCGCCTGCGCCAGCCCCATCAGCGCCCCCTGGGCATCCGCCCTGCGAGTGGTGCGCACATGTTCCTGGTAAGAGGGCCAGGCGATACCGGCGAGTATCCCCACTATCGCCACTACGATCATCAGTTCGATCAGGGTAAATCCGCGCTGCATTTTCATATTTTTCACTCAATCATCCAACTTACAGAGGGGTGACCTCTTCCCAGGACAGGCGGCCCTCGCGTTCGCCACTGCCCGGATCAATTCCTCTCATGCCAAGGTTTCCAGATGAATCGGGGGTTAGCTGTTTGGGACCATTGCCGCCACCAATAAAGCCCGACCTGTTCGGCGATCCACCGGTTACCGGACTTCCCACCAGGCCCTGGTCCGCCATGTTGATCATGCCATCGCCGTTGGCATCGAAGATCCCCCGGTCATCCGGCGCCAGGCCGGTGTGCACATCCACTGACATCAACCAGCCGTGGCCGCCGGCGGAGCATACCTGTCCGGTGGGGATCATGGTGTTGAAGAAGAGGGTGTTGCGCAGCAGGTCCGGAGTGGTGATCACCCGCTCTCCGCCATCTACACCGGCGGGAGTATTGCCGCGCAGCAACTGGATATACCAACCGGATTTCTGGCTCCAGTCGAGCTCCGCGCCGCTCAAGGTGCGGTAATCCCGGCTGGTTCCATCCGCCACACCGGTGTCGGATACTTGGTCGACTGTCCGGGTGCCGATAGTGCGGGCCGCCAGGCTGCCCTTGCCCAACCCGGCGGTGCCGTTGTCCGATACCACATAGAAGCCACCCGGCGTATTGTCGGCCGTATCCGTCTCGGCAAGGTACTGGCCGGTACCGAAAGTGACCAGCAGGTTGGGGGAACTGCCATCGATATAGTCGGTATTCCTCGCAACCCGGGGGCCGCCGGTAATCGGCTCGCCGACACTGAGCAGGGGCTGCGGCGTGGTAGTACTGACACCGCCGTCATCGGTGGTGGTCTCCCCGTAAGCAACCCCCCAACTATCCGCAGAAGTATCGGAAACGTCGAAGGCCCACATATTTCCCTTCAGGTCACCGGCATAGACCCGATCAATGGTGCCGTCCGTATTGGCATCGACAATCGCCGGGGTAGACAGGCCATTCTTGTCATCGGCATCGGCGGTGCTCGTGGAGAGATAAACGCCGCCGGAACCATCCAGGTAACGGATAAACAGGCCGGCGTCCCCCGTGTCGCTGTTATAGCCGTTGCCGAATACCGCCGCCCACTTGCCATTGGCCATGCGGCCTATCTGGGCGCGGCTGAAGCTGAAGCCGAGATTGCTGTTGTCGGAATCGGTAAATTCCCACATAAAAATGGAATCCGCATTATTCTCGCGGAAGCTGCCTGGATTGGTTACATCCAGGGCAAAGTAGCCCTTGCCGCCGCCCCCGAGGTTGCCCACCAGCACGGTTTTCCAGCTGTTGCCGATATAGGCGTCGGTCACCGAGGGTGTGCCGTCCACATAATACCTGTGGCTGTAGAGCTGGGAGCTGAGGGCGTGCAGGCCGCTACTCTGCTGGGTGCTGAGCAGCGCCTCCGGCGTATAGGCTATTACCTCTTCGCCGGCGCTATTGCCGCTGCCGGCGTTGAAACCGTGCAGGAAGCCGTCATTTGCACCCACGTAGACCACCGGTATTCGATCGCGTTGGCTTCTCTGGAAAGTGGCATAGCTTCCCGCCTCGGGGAAGTCTTTCCCGCCCCAGTCGGCATTGGGGACGCCCACATAAACCGGCGTGGAGTTGACGATATCGCCCAGGCGCCCGCCGCGCCGGCGGAACTCCGTGCTCTCTGTGCCCTCCTTGCTGCGGTCGCCGCGCAGGTAGGCCACTCGGTCGGCAGCCAGGTTATCGACAATAGATTCACCGCTGGAGGTATTGATTTCCAGGTCGCGCTCGAGGTCGCCGCCGTCTATCAGCGCGGGGGTGAAGGCCACACCTGCGCCGTCCTTGGAGGTGATCATTACCCGGTTGCCCGGGGGTCTGGCGTCCAGCTTTTCGCTGGCGCTCCAGGAGTCCGTTAGAGTGCCATCGGTGCCGAGGTTAAAGGCGGAGAGGTCACCGCTCCAGTCGCTGCTGTCGAAACTGGCCGCGTAGAGCGCAGACCCGGCTTGCAGGGAGGCGCTATTGAAAGCGATGGAGCTGGAACTGCCGTCAATTGCCCGTACTTTGTTGATAATGCGATTGAAAGTGATAGACAAGGTTTCGGCGTTGCTCGCAGAGTAGACATCCTCCAGGCCGCCACTACCCAAATCGGCAGCATTGGCCATCAAATCGCTGTCAGACACCTGTTCATCGGCGAAGCCGATCACATAACTGATGATATTGTTCTTTACCGGGGTGCCGTCGGGCTTCGTCAGGTCCGGGCGCAGGTCCATATCGTAAAGCGCCTTGATCACATCATCCATGGATGCGTTATCACCGGTAGTACAGCCCTTTTCGCCCTTGCAGGCGTAATCGTAATTGGCCAGATCATCGGAGACGTCCTCGTCCTGGAGCGGAACACCATCGGTCAGCGCCACCATAAAGTTCTTCTGGCAATAATACTGAATGGCGCTGTTAGTACCGGTTCCGGGCTTGGAAACATTCCCCCATTGCGGCTCGCTCTGGAAAATATTCTTCCCCTGTTTTTTTTCCGTTATCACGACGTCCTCGTCGTTTTCTTTTTCGAAAGTCAACTCCTGGGTTTCATAGCCGGTAATAAAATAACGCCCCACATCCTCAAAGCTTTCGCCCAAAGGGGTCCAGCCGTTGGCATTTAGCTCGTCAACGGTGCCCAGCAATCCCGCTCTTGTGTCATCTGTAACACTGGTCAGTCCGCTCAGCATTTTGGCGCCGTCGCCGCCATCATCTCCGCCGAATTGCATAAGGCCGACGCGAACGTCTTCCAGGTCTGAGATCAGGGTAGCTGTGGCGCTTTTCATCGCGTCGACGCGGCGCTGGGTGCCTTCTTTACTGCGAAGAACTTCATTGCCTTCCTTAAAAACATCTGGCTGCCACCACTCCCATCCACGTCGGGAAAAGTACCAATTCAGGAAATGGCCACTGTAGCGAATATTAGCCGCACCTGGACCGGTTTCGGAGGAGTAATAACTATCACTATTGTTGCACCGCCATCGCCACCGCCTTTGCCGATTATCATAATACCATTCTCCGGAACAGGCCGTATCACCGCCGGCCCACAGATAGGCATCGTAGGTTTTGTTATTGTCAAAACAGTTTGAATCCCACCAATTCCGCCTAATCTTCCATTGCTTCCATACTAGACTTCCATTCTGATCTATTTGACGATCCCTGTTATACCAAACTTCTCCAGTAGTCTTATCAACACGGACATGAACACGTCCATCAGTATCCTCAGGATTATTGCACCAATTGGCGTATCCGTAGGTTGCATCCTCGTCATATTCCTCCGGAATCGCTATATGATTCATGGAACCGGATGAGTCAAACATCAACATAATATTCGGCTCGGCCCCACCGAGAGTATAGAGGGGCACATCGGAGATATCCCCCGGTGCCGCCGAAGCGGCAGTGGCCAGGCCCAGGAAAAAAGCCACGATAAGAGAGCGCAGCGGTACGGGCGATATTAATTTACGGGCGGATTGCATTTTAATAAGCATTCTTTTCTTCCCCTACATGGACTTGCCGTAGAGAGTCACCAGGATACGCTTGGTGCCGCCCGGCCCCTCGCCGCGGGCGACTATCCTGAACACTTCGGTATCCTCAAAATCAACTGCCGGCTTGTCCCCACTGAGGTCCACATCCGTGGTATTGGAATCGTCCGAGGCGCGGCCGAACATTTCTATAAAGACGCGCCCTTTCAGAAGACCGTCCGGGCCCTCGAGCGTCGAGTCCCGCTTGGGGGCGTAGGTGTCGCTCCAGGTGCTTTCCGCAAAAATATCCGCGGGGCCCTCCCCCTGGGTTCGGCACCAACCGGTGTTGCCGAAGGTGGAGGTATTATCGAGGCCGTCGATATGCTTTTCCGCTTGGCGCACCATGGACTCCGCAACTTCCAGCGCTATCCTGGCGTCGCGGGCGGCGGCGGTCATGCGCTCGCCCAGCAGTACGGCGCGGGCTCCGGAGATGCCCATCATGGTCAGCACCAGCAGGATGATCAGGCTGACAATCAGTACCGCGCCCCGCTGTCGATTCATTACCATCATATCCCCCGGTTACGTATTTTTGCCGTGGCTGTGTAGAGCTTTCTCAGTCGACCATCGGTGTATTCCGTGCCGTCGATTTCCTGCTTGGAAACACCGACACTGCCGTCGCTGGCCACCAGCAGCTGTACTCGAATTACCGCCACCCCCTCCATCTGCTCGGCGCTGTTGCTGGCATCCTGCCAGGTGTCCACCACGCCGTTGCCGGTGCTGTCCCGGCCGTAGCGCACCTGCATATCCTCGATACCCGGTATCAGTTCCTGGGCCGGGCGGCCGTCCTCGCTCATAAAGAGGGAGGGGGTGTTGGTAACTTCGCTGTCGGCAATAAAGAAGGTGCGGGAATAGGGTCGCAGTATTGTCGAATCCGTGCCGTAGTCCTCTTGCAAGGCAGGGGAAGGGTTCAGGTTTTTGATCCAGCCCTCATCTTTGTCATCGCGACCATCCCGTCCACCTGCATGTACGAGAGTTCTCTTGCCCGACTCGCCGGTTGCCTGGCTCGCCTGCACATTGGTAATGGTCATCAGTTCGCCGGCTTTACAGTTGGAGATCAGCACTATCTGCCCCGGCTGAATATCGCAAGCGGGAGATACATGCAAAGCTTCGCCGGTGACCATCCTGCCGGTGCCGCCGCAGGCGTTTTCCGCACCACTCAAGGTCAGTGTGTCCGTGTTTGCCCGTACGGACTTTCCGCCTTCGGTTCCGCTGGCTACGTTGTTCTTTCCGCGGACACCATTTGCTCCAAACTCGCCGTGGACAGCGGCTTTGTAATCGCTATCGCTCTCATCGAGATGGTTCTGGATGCTGTCCTTGTCCGGCGCGCAGCCCCAGTAATCCGCCATGCGGATTTCCCTGGTCAGAAAATCTATGGCAAAGCGGCCGCTCTCCTGCGCCCGGGAATAGGCCATCTGCATGCGCATGGTGTCACGGTTGCTGTCGAAGACTTGCAACACCCCGAGAAGCAGCAGGGAGCTGAGCAGTATGCCGATCATCAATTCGATCAGGGAGAGGCCGCGCTGCCGGGAATTCATTCGCATGATCAGAGCTCCACTGTCATTTCAAACTCGGCATCTTCCGGAGCGCCGGCGGCGCCGCCGTAGTTTTCCCCGGTGTGCTGCTCCTTCCATTTGACCGTCACTGTAACCTCGCCGCTCTTGCGGGAGACTTCGCCGCTGCCCGAGGGCAGATTCGTTTTGATCAGCTGGCCCCACTCGCGCTTGTCCATGGCGGCGAGTTCCGCGGCAGAACAGCCCCCGCTGCAGTCGCTGCTCCCCGCTTCCGAGCCATCCACTGCGCCGTCGTAGCTGCCTGTCTCCACGCCTTCGAGGTTGGCCCGCATACGCTCGGCCATATCGTGGGCCACCAGGGTGGCCATATAGCGCTGCTGGGCACTGTTGCCGTTCTTCATACTCATCATTTGGGTGGCCGCGAGCCCGAGCAGGCCCACCGCCAGCACCAGCACGGAGACCAGCACTTCGATCAGGGTAGCGCCGCGTTGCCTAAGCATTTCATTTCTCCTGGCTGCCGGTACAGGCGATATTGGTAGTCAAGCGCACTACGCCGGAGGTGAGCAGGGTGAGCCGGCGGCCGTAATTGCCTGTGCGATCGTCGCACAACGCAAAAGTCGTCATATCGGTCAGCCCCGAGACGAGGCCGCGGGCATTGAAGGTGAAACCGATATCCTGGTTGTCGGCGCCACCAACGGCGGCAGCCAGGGTGATATTCCCCGAGTCGATGGTGAATACTCTCAATACCTCTTCATCGTCCTCGAAGTTGCCGTTGCCGTCGTCGGCCCAGACCCGCAGGCCGTTGTTCACATCACTGTCGATAGCACCGACTCCGACTCTTCCGCCGCGGCGCACAGCCTCGGCGCGGGCGTATTGCAGGGTTGCATTGAGGTCGTTGATGGCTGTCACCGCCCGGTTGTCCTTAATCATGGTACTGAAGGACGGAACACCTATGGCGATGACGATAGCCAGGATGGCTATCACACACATCAGCTCTACGAGCGTAAAACCAGCGGCGCGTCTTGGAGCTGTCATTGCTTTCTCCACGCAGAAAGAAAGAAGACCTTTCTCCACGTCTTATCAGTGGCGGGTATGTGCTTGGAGTATTTATGGCAACCCGGAGGCGTATCTAAGAGAGGAAGGGCCGGTCTGGATATTCCCGACCATACGGCCAGCGATAACAGCGGAGAAAACACAACTACAAACAATACTGAAATGTCACTCATATCCCCCCCTTTATGCGGCCAGGTTCATACATAATCCGAACCCGACCCTGTTATTTTTCTGGTGGGTCTGTTGTCATACTAAATCCGAACCGGAAAAATATGCGTGGAATTTAGTTTCAAATGCAGGGAAAATAATTTCAAGTTACAAAAAGCGTACCGTATTCAGTCTGCCGCTTGCTTGAACTTTCGTAGAGTTAATTTTCCAGCAGGTGGTGCCAAATTGTTTTCCCATCAACATAGCCGGTTTCTCCTGAATCTCCAGCCTGGTTATGGACGACAGGATAGCCGGCAAGCGTGTGAACCACCGTTTGAATGGGCATGATATTTCCCCGGAGCAGTCGTGAGAATTGATGGAAATTGGGTGGCGTCTCATCCGAGGCGCGCGGAGAAGGCCTTGCTTAAACTTCTGGAAACCGCATCAAGCGGCTTTTTCCGGACCGGTTTTGGGGTGTCCAGCTGCTTGTGCACGACCTCGCGCTTGTGCCGTATGGATGCGCATTCGCGCGCTGGTTCGATGGGGGCCCTAGCCATCCGCATCACCGATCTCACACAGCACGATATAGCCACAGTCACTTTCGCCGCGAAATGGGTCGCAGTAGACCCGCACGGGGGATGAGGTTGCAATCGGAATCCTGGCCGTCTGCCTGGCCGTCGAGGAACCATCAAAGCTTTATGAAGACGAGTTGGTCACAAGCGGCAGGTTTGGCATGTCGACAATTCGCGATTTTGACCGGATTTGTTGTGTTGGTCTCGGTCATCTATCCAGACGTACTCTACAAAGCTGATTTCATTCATGGTGATATTCATTTAATGTGTACCCGCAGGTAAAATTACCTGCATATCGCAGGCTCCGTAAGCCATAGCCCCAAGATAGGACTTCTTCTCGGGTTGCCGGGGGTAAAAAAAGAGCGCGCGAAGATTAGTTTCCAACTTTCTGAGCGAGCGTTTGAATAACTGTGGCATTTGCGTGGTACTTTTACCAAATATGAATGATCAAAGTGGCAGACCGCCCCCCGACACGAACGAAGCCTCCGGCATTAAATCCGGTT carries:
- a CDS encoding PilC/PilY family type IV pilus protein; translated protein: MKSATATLISDLEDVRVGLMQFGGDDGGDGAKMLSGLTSVTDDTRAGLLGTVDELNANGWTPLGESFEDVGRYFITGYETQELTFEKENDEDVVITEKKQGKNIFQSEPQWGNVSKPGTGTNSAIQYYCQKNFMVALTDGVPLQDEDVSDDLANYDYACKGEKGCTTGDNASMDDVIKALYDMDLRPDLTKPDGTPVKNNIISYVIGFADEQVSDSDLMANAADLGSGGLEDVYSASNAETLSITFNRIINKVRAIDGSSSSIAFNSASLQAGSALYAASFDSSDWSGDLSAFNLGTDGTLTDSWSASEKLDARPPGNRVMITSKDGAGVAFTPALIDGGDLERDLEINTSSGESIVDNLAADRVAYLRGDRSKEGTESTEFRRRGGRLGDIVNSTPVYVGVPNADWGGKDFPEAGSYATFQRSQRDRIPVVYVGANDGFLHGFNAGSGNSAGEEVIAYTPEALLSTQQSSGLHALSSQLYSHRYYVDGTPSVTDAYIGNSWKTVLVGNLGGGGKGYFALDVTNPGSFRENNADSIFMWEFTDSDNSNLGFSFSRAQIGRMANGKWAAVFGNGYNSDTGDAGLFIRYLDGSGGVYLSTSTADADDKNGLSTPAIVDANTDGTIDRVYAGDLKGNMWAFDVSDTSADSWGVAYGETTTDDGGVSTTTPQPLLSVGEPITGGPRVARNTDYIDGSSPNLLVTFGTGQYLAETDTADNTPGGFYVVSDNGTAGLGKGSLAARTIGTRTVDQVSDTGVADGTSRDYRTLSGAELDWSQKSGWYIQLLRGNTPAGVDGGERVITTPDLLRNTLFFNTMIPTGQVCSAGGHGWLMSVDVHTGLAPDDRGIFDANGDGMINMADQGLVGSPVTGGSPNRSGFIGGGNGPKQLTPDSSGNLGMRGIDPGSGEREGRLSWEEVTPL
- a CDS encoding GspH/FimT family pseudopilin, producing the protein MTAPRRAAGFTLVELMCVIAILAIVIAIGVPSFSTMIKDNRAVTAINDLNATLQYARAEAVRRGGRVGVGAIDSDVNNGLRVWADDGNGNFEDDEEVLRVFTIDSGNITLAAAVGGADNQDIGFTFNARGLVSGLTDMTTFALCDDRTGNYGRRLTLLTSGVVRLTTNIACTGSQEK
- the pyk gene encoding pyruvate kinase → MLRRTKIVATLGPATDKGGILARLIKSGVDMVRLNFSHGVAADHRRRAEQVRTEAGRQGRYVAILGDLQGPKIRVGRFSEGRAQLEEGSDFTLAPDWPADGGNSLGVSVDYGKLADDCTRGDILLLDDGRVRLKVREIKGRTLHTRVVVGGWLSNNKGINKMGGGLTAPALTAKDRRDIETAAELKLDYLAVSFPRDAADVEKARKLLRDAGGEAHIVAKIERAEAVADEEHLDQLILASDVIMVARGDLAVEIGDAELMGVQKHLIKRSRHLNRVVITATQMMESMISSPVPTRAEVCDVANAVLDGSDAVMLSAETAAGDYPVETVKHMAEVIIGAEKHRTRRRPPRVMQENYPAGDACIAMAAMTIANHCRDIRAIICQTETGNTARLMSRVRSDIPIYAFCRHLSTCNRVALYRGVDPVHMEMEGLDGAERDQLAIADLKRHKLLKPGDFVLVSRGYHQDIGGSTDTLRIVEVE
- a CDS encoding PilW family protein — protein: MRMNSRQRGLSLIELMIGILLSSLLLLGVLQVFDSNRDTMRMQMAYSRAQESGRFAIDFLTREIRMADYWGCAPDKDSIQNHLDESDSDYKAAVHGEFGANGVRGKNNVASGTEGGKSVRANTDTLTLSGAENACGGTGRMVTGEALHVSPACDIQPGQIVLISNCKAGELMTITNVQASQATGESGKRTLVHAGGRDGRDDKDEGWIKNLNPSPALQEDYGTDSTILRPYSRTFFIADSEVTNTPSLFMSEDGRPAQELIPGIEDMQVRYGRDSTGNGVVDTWQDASNSAEQMEGVAVIRVQLLVASDGSVGVSKQEIDGTEYTDGRLRKLYTATAKIRNRGI
- a CDS encoding PilX N-terminal domain-containing pilus assembly protein yields the protein MNRQRGAVLIVSLIILLVLTMMGISGARAVLLGERMTAAARDARIALEVAESMVRQAEKHIDGLDNTSTFGNTGWCRTQGEGPADIFAESTWSDTYAPKRDSTLEGPDGLLKGRVFIEMFGRASDDSNTTDVDLSGDKPAVDFEDTEVFRIVARGEGPGGTKRILVTLYGKSM
- a CDS encoding type IV pilin protein, producing the protein MKMQRGFTLIELMIVVAIVGILAGIAWPSYQEHVRTTRRADAQGALMGLAQAMERHYTENGTYKKAAAGDKDTGAPGIFPTQAPLDGGAKFYNLRITDADKTSYTLQAKPIGAQKENGTLELNSAGEKKWDRDNSEKFDASETCWKKTCS
- the pilV gene encoding type IV pilus modification protein PilV produces the protein MLRQRGATLIEVLVSVLVLAVGLLGLAATQMMSMKNGNSAQQRYMATLVAHDMAERMRANLEGVETGSYDGAVDGSEAGSSDCSGGCSAAELAAMDKREWGQLIKTNLPSGSGEVSRKSGEVTVTVKWKEQHTGENYGGAAGAPEDAEFEMTVEL